The region CTCGTGCCAGCGGGGCAGATGCGAGCGACGTTCCAGTCCCAACTCGACACCATGCAGGGGGAGTTTGCCGCCGTAGACGCGAGCCCGAATCGCGAGACGTTGCTTCGGACCGCCGGCGGCGTAAGGCAGGTGCGCTTCAACCTCATTGGCGACCCGGACGAGGACAGGTTCACGCTCTTCGACCCGCCGGCGCGGCTCGCCTTCGACGCAAGTACCGACGCCGCCGTCCGGCGCGACCTCTGCTGGCGTGCCATCGCCGCATGGAAGCTGCTGGTGTTCTACGGCGACGCGGGGCGTCAGGGCGCGGTACGCGCGCTCGACCGGCAGCTCGTGCTGTGGGACAACTACAACGCGAGCTCGTACTCCCAGTACCCCTGGGAGCTGCTGGTGAACGGCATCGGCGGCGTTCGCCCGTCCGATCTGTCGCCGCCCGTCGGGCAGCTGGTGCTCCTGCATCCGTCGTTCGGTGTGGAGCTGACGGGGAGGCTGGACTCCCTGCGGCGGCTCGACGTGCTGACCCTCGAGCCCCTGGGCTATCTGCGATACAACCAGAACCGGACGTCGTACGTCGGCCTGTCCGCCGTCGTGACCTTCCCGTCCAGCGTGGACGTCGGCATCGGGGCGATGGCGCACATGGGACGCTCGGTGAAACTCGGCTATGTGCTGCGGCGCCGCCGCCCGGGGGGTCTGCGGCGCAACGGGGTCATGATGTCGGTGGACCTCTATGGGGTGGCGAGCGGCGTGCCGGGCCGGGTGCGCGGAGTGCTGGAGCGGCTGCGCACGCTACGAGACTCGACGCTGGCGGGTGGGCGCTGATGACCCTCGCCCCTCTGTCCGACCGCGCCAGAGCGCTGAGCGCGGCGAGCACGGCAGCTTCATGCGCTGTTGGGCTGCCCCCGTGTAGTGTGGATTCAAGTACGCTTGCTGAGGGCGTAGGCCAAGTTGGTCGAGAGACGGTTGACTAGTGCGCGCCAATCTCGGTAAACGCTGAGGGATGAGAGCGTCTGCTCTGGTGCGTCGTCGGTGAGCTGGAGCTTCCGGCCTAGGGCCCACATTGCCTGGCCGATGCACTGAACGGTGCAGTAACGCAGGTGCGTGGGGACGAGCTTGGTCGGGTCAAGAAAGCCTCGCGCGACGGTTCGTGGCCCGTGCTCAAGGTTGGCGTCCCAGAAGCGGTGCTCACGCTCGTTCGCGGGGACAACCGCGCCGGTCTTGTAATCCTGAGCCCAAGTCTCGAAGTCGTGAGCGACACGGCTGAAGAGGTCCGCGGACACGACACTGAAGTCGAGGTCGGAGCTAGCCGAGACTGGCGTCCCTAACTGGGGGGGTGGTGCAAGCGAGAAGCCGATACGCGCGCTGCCGATGATGGTTATCGCCTTGGGTTCGACCTGAAGCCTGCCAGCGAGCCAGGAGCGAGCCACGTCGTAGAGCGCTGGTACCGGCCGGAAGATGAAGGGGATGCCCTCCGTGAGCCAAAGCCGCACGACGCAGTGAACGTCGCGAGGCACTAGAGCCGCTAGAGTCTCGATGAAGTCGCGCGGCTCAGGATACGGTGCCGAGAGCTGGCGCAGCGAGGGATCGAGTTCGAATGCGCGAAGAGGACGCTCGCTGAATGTGGTCGTAAGTGCCATCGAGTCTGTGGCGAAGGTGAAGGGCTAGTAAGTGATGAGAGCGGCATCGAATCTGCTCGATTCGGCGAGTTGGAGCAAGGCGCGGCTGCGGGTACTTCAGGCGAGCCACGAGTTCTGCAGCCTGGGAGGGAGTGAGAGCGCAAGGGTTCAGGCCGAGACGCGCACAGGCGGCCTGAAAGCCATGCATGCGCCACCCGAAGTATCCTAGATGCAAGTAGAGGGCTGGCATAGCGTGCCGCGGGAGCTCCTGCGCGGCGAGCGTTGCAAGCAGGATCTCTCGCAGCTTTCGGGCTAGAGTGCGCTCGTAGCGAGCGGTGAGCACGCGGACGATCTGTTGGTCGATGGTGCTGGCGCCTTCTATCGTGCCATAGGCCAGGCGGCGCCAACACGCTCGTCCGATCGCGATGATGTCGATTCCCTGGTGGAGGCCGTGCCGATGGTCCTCGCCGGACACTAGCAGCTGCTGTGCTATCAGCGGCGGAGCAGACGAGCCTGCGCGCTGCAGATCATGATGCGCTCGCTGAAGGAGCGCGCGCAAAGCGAGCCACTCATTACGAAGGAGAAGCCTTCCTAGCGGTCGCAGTAGCGCGGCGAGTAGCGTGTGCATTCTCCGAGGGCCGGCTAGGGGGCAGCCTAACAGCATGATTGGTCTCGAACGCATCCCCATCTCCACCTTGAGGACCGTCCGCCCGGACGGATCCTCCTTGGTCTTCCAGAGCTGGTCCGGGTTCACCCCCCAGGCCCCGGTCCTTCTGGATCCCGACTGACCCGCGCCCGACTCGCCGTTGGAGAGCCGCTTGGCGTACTCGTCGCGTTCCGCTAGTGCCGCCTCCGGCCCGGCCGCACGCGCTCGTCCAGCTTCGCTCCCCAGCGCGTCAGGAAGGCCGTCACGAACCCGTGGACGTGCGGCGGCTCCACGGCGAGCGGCGCCAGCGCCATCGCCACGGTCAGGGCCACGTGGTAGCCCTCCGAGCGCGAGGCGAGCGCGCGGCGGTACGCGGGATGCGACTCGTTGACCCACACCGTGGATTCCACCAGCCGCCCCAGCTCGCCGCCGTCCGGCCCCTTCTCGAAACGCACCGTCAAACCGTAGCGCACAGGCCGCTTCGGACCGCGCCCGCCGGTCACCGGCGGCCCCTCGGCGAGGATGGGCTCCGGGGCCGGCGCCGCGGCCGCCTCGCCCTCGCCTGGTTCGGGGACCTCCGGCGGGTGCGCTTCCTCCTCGCCGCCTGACGATCCCAATTCCGGCGCCTCCCCGCTGCCCGCGGAGACGCCGAGCGCGGCGGGCTGAACACCCCGCGCCCCTTCGGCGGCGCGGCCCATGGGGAGCCTGCGCTGGCCGCCCGCCTGGCGCTCGACCAGCATGGCCAGGAGCGGGAACTCCTCCGCGAGGTCCACCAGCACCGTGTGGAGGTCGCGCTCCAGCGGCCGCGTCTTGCGCCGGCGGGCTTCCTCGTCGTCACCGGGCGCCTCGCCCCAAGCCGCGAGCTGTGCGGTGACCGCCTGCTGGATGGCTTTGCGGTAGGCCAGGTGCGTCATGCCACGCTGGCCGGCGCGGATGAAATCACCCTTGTCGAGCGTCAGACACTCGGCCAGTGCGGGCACCTCGACGAGCCCGCCGATACGGTCCGGCGCGGCGGGAACGAGCCCCAGCCAGCCCCACCCGCGCTTGATGACCTTGCCCAGCGTGCTCACCGCGACGCCGCGGCGCTCCTCGGGGAGTGGGCCGGCGT is a window of Gemmatimonadales bacterium DNA encoding:
- a CDS encoding ATP-binding protein, encoding VDILHLLEDLRDAYPGALEETILTEIVANSLDSGATLIALTADPAAATLTVTDDGTGMKRSELIRFHDIAATTKTRGQGIGFAGVGIKLGLLACHDVLTETRRGKHHVASSWCLASRRRAPWKWVPPPGLVADHGTAVRLKLREPLSALLDTGFLEATIARHFEPLLDVAFDQLLAAHYPAGVRFLVNGHVLPRREGSDGRAALSIRVARKRKPSAVGFLTRDAGPLPEERRGVAVSTLGKVIKRGWGWLGLVPAAPDRIGGLVEVPALAECLTLDKGDFIRAGQRGMTHLAYRKAIQQAVTAQLAAWGEAPGDDEEARRRKTRPLERDLHTVLVDLAEEFPLLAMLVERQAGGQRRLPMGRAAEGARGVQPAALGVSAGSGEAPELGSSGGEEEAHPPEVPEPGEGEAAAAPAPEPILAEGPPVTGGRGPKRPVRYGLTVRFEKGPDGGELGRLVESTVWVNESHPAYRRALASRSEGYHVALTVAMALAPLAVEPPHVHGFVTAFLTRWGAKLDERVRPGRRRH